Within Candidatus Neomarinimicrobiota bacterium, the genomic segment CATTCCCCAGACGATCAATTGCTGTAACGGCTACTTGATCAAGTATTGCTGGCGGGCTAAGGCCATCTTCAGTTCGAATAGCATGCGGTAAGATCAATGACTCTTGGTCAGTAGTGAGAATCTTGTAGCTCCAGTGTTTCCCTCTCTGGAGATAGACCACCCACAGATTAACATCTGCTCGGTCTTCATGAAGCCAATTGATGTGAATATTGCCTGCTTTGATATCCAGTTCAACCAGGGGTGCTGACGGTGCCTGGTCATCCAACCAGGGTGATGGAGGAATGAGTACTGGTTTTGCGTACGGTCCTTTCAATAAAATATCGGAGATCCCGCCATAGTTACGTTGGAGCGCTTTCATAGAGAAGTGGACATTTCCTGGACCATCCGGTACCATCCCCCGGGTGATCATGATCTGGCTGAAATTCTCAAGAGCATCGGCTTCCGTCTTGATTTTGCTGGTGAATAGACCTGGCCAGATATTGCGTTTATGCGTGTTTTCACGCGTCCACCAGCCTAATAAAACAGGATAACTCTGAGGAATTTTACGCGTCGGCCAGTAAAGCTGAGGGGTCCAGTAATCGACCCACCCTTCATTTAACCACAGTTTTGCATCAGCATAAAGTTTAGCATATTGGTCATAGCCCTGGATCGATGACGGATTTCCCGGTCGCCAGATCCCAAAAGGACTCAGGCCAAATTTCACCCAGACCTTTTCGGCTTTGATCCCATCATAAACCCGCTTGATAAAGACATTCACGGCATGGCGACGCCAGTCGTGTCGTTCCAGCATTCCACCTGCATCCAGATAGGCCTGCCAGGGTTCATCATCCGGAAAATTTCCATCATTATAGGGATAGAAGTAATCATCAAAATGAACACCATCAATATCGTAACGACGCACCACGTCCATGACCACCTCATAGGAATAATCCTGGGTTTCCTGAAGAGATGGATCCAGCCAGAAATAGCCCCTTGGAAGCTCCCGCACAATATCCGGATTGGTTGTTATAACAGACGTTTCGTTCTTCTTGCCGTTGGGATGATGGGCGCGGTAGGGGTTAAACCAAGTATGCAGTTCTAAGCCCCGTTTATGGGCTTCCTCAACCCAGAATGCCAGCGGATCATAGTATGGATCAGGTGCTGTGCCTAATTCTCCGGTTAAAAAATAGGACCAGGGTTCCAATTTACTTTCATACAAGGCATCACATTGGGGACGCACCTGAAAGACAATGGCATTCAAATTCAGGATAACGGCACTATCCAGCAGACTGATCGCCTCCGCCTGCTGCTGTTCCGTACTTAAACCCGGCTTACTGGGCCAGTCAATATTGGCCACTGTAGCTACCCAGGCAGCTCGGAATTCTCGAGGAACTTCAAAGTCATGTTTGACGACCACTGGGACCTTAATAATTGGTGCGACAGGACCGATTGGAGATTGTGTGATGGTACAGGTGGTTAGAATCAATCCTATACTCAGCAGGGATATCAGGTGAATGATTCGGGGTGAATTAACATGGCTCATAGAAATCTTTCCTCTGGGATGATCAAACACATGATTGGGGGTCCGTGTCGGTTGATGGTGGTTGTAAAGACAAGGCATGCCTTGTCTTTACAACCGAAGGGCAATTGATAAACCAAATTGTTGCCTGCCCAAAAAAATGTATACTTGTTAATGGTGGTGTCCACCGGCTCCGTGTACATGACCATGTTCCAATTCTTCCTGGGTCGCATCGCGGACATCCACGACCTCTACATCAAAATGGAGGGTTTTATCGGCCA encodes:
- a CDS encoding family 10 glycosylhydrolase, with the translated sequence MSHVNSPRIIHLISLLSIGLILTTCTITQSPIGPVAPIIKVPVVVKHDFEVPREFRAAWVATVANIDWPSKPGLSTEQQQAEAISLLDSAVILNLNAIVFQVRPQCDALYESKLEPWSYFLTGELGTAPDPYYDPLAFWVEEAHKRGLELHTWFNPYRAHHPNGKKNETSVITTNPDIVRELPRGYFWLDPSLQETQDYSYEVVMDVVRRYDIDGVHFDDYFYPYNDGNFPDDEPWQAYLDAGGMLERHDWRRHAVNVFIKRVYDGIKAEKVWVKFGLSPFGIWRPGNPSSIQGYDQYAKLYADAKLWLNEGWVDYWTPQLYWPTRKIPQSYPVLLGWWTRENTHKRNIWPGLFTSKIKTEADALENFSQIMITRGMVPDGPGNVHFSMKALQRNYGGISDILLKGPYAKPVLIPPSPWLDDQAPSAPLVELDIKAGNIHINWLHEDRADVNLWVVYLQRGKHWSYKILTTDQESLILPHAIRTEDGLSPPAILDQVAVTAIDRLGNESERTTISVR